One Nicotiana tomentosiformis chromosome 1, ASM39032v3, whole genome shotgun sequence genomic window, CAAGTTAGTTGTGCTTTCCTAGCTGCTAATTAATTCAAGGGACTTTCCATTACCTAACTGAAATTCCATTTGCAGAACTTGAAGCAGGAATGGGCTAAAGGAGTATTAAGTGAGAGTGATAACCTCACAGAGGAGAAAATACAAGAGGTTATTGAACAATATTTAAGGGACAATAAAGAAGATACCCTCCAAGCCAAGGGCTGTCCTTCTCTCATGTCAGCCTACATACTCTCTAAAGCAGCGATGAATGCTTACTCGAGGGTCATGGCAAAGAAGCATCCGTATATACAGATCAATTGCGTCTGCCCTGGTTTTGTGAAAACAGATATGACTTACAACAGTGGGATATTGTCTATTGAACAAGGAGCCGAGAGTCCTGTAATGCTAGCTCTGCAGCCTGATGGCGCCGCTTCTGGCTTATTCTTTGTTAGGAAAAGAGTTTCATCTTCATTGTAACCGTGATAAATATGACACAATAACATGTAGTAATACATGTCCTTCAGCATATATTATGCTGGAGAtttttaggggtcgtttggtacatcAGATAAGAATAATAATTAACTTTATCTCatgtttggtttggggtatgagcTAATCTCGAGATAACTTTCATAATATAGTGGTGGGATTTGTTATCCCATATAAAAGATGGGATAACTAATCTCATGGGATATCCCACCattgtaccaaacgacccctaacaaGTGAGGAAGATTCGAGCTAATTCTGTCAGCTATGTTCGCGCCGTTGTGAATTTTTTGAATAAATTTACAAAGTAATCCTTTTATAAATTTAGTCAATGTAGAGATAAATTTTCACTCTATATATGCATACAAAAATTCATATAGTTTTGAAGTTATAAATGCTTTCACATGGAACTGTTATATAGTTTGTAacattaaaaagaaaataaaaacgaACTTTAAGAGTGACCTTAGAAGTACGATTATAATGTAATTATCTTTATCTTATTTAAAATGATATCTATAGTGTCCCGTGGTGGTGAAAGTAGAATCTAAAAACTAACATTTAAATACTTGTCCATCAGTTTCCAAAGTACTTGAATAGGAAGACTCCTTAGTTAATCTACAAAGGGACATATCTGTTGTGGTAGGCTAGAACTTGTTCTGAGAAATTACAATTTCAATCTAAATTAATTGTTTATATTCTTACATATAGAAAAGAATTTCCACTTCAAATCATATGTTTGAATTTTGATGTATCTCATAAAAGCATTGTAATCTACCTCAAATCGGAGTGGTCACTTTATTAAGAAAAATGTGATAATATCACACTTACTTTAAGCCTTTCTCGATTTTCCTATATTCCTTTTTTTCTTCCGTCCCTTGTCAAATTTGTAACAGGACTCACTTTTGTCCCATAGGTATACTCTGAAGTCATAAATGTATACACGTGGATAGCCGCTTTGATGCACTACTGCTGAAAAGCCATGTAAGCTCACTAAGAGCACAAGCATATgagctaaaagaaaataaggtCAAATTATACGCTGCCCCTATACTTGTCAGACTTTTTTTCTTAGACACTTTATTTAAGATTTAGAAAAGGGTTAAATATATTCTTCTGCTGACCGGGGTGCAAAATGTGTAATCGGTATCGGGTGGGTACCAAAGGAAGTATAGCCGATAATAGAGATTCAAAGGCTTGGAAAGAGTCtttctaaaatatttttaaaaaattattcatTTTTATGGCAAGCGTTGTCGTTCCGAATTATGACATGTTTAGAAGTTCTAAAGCTTGAACAAATACCTTAACTTTagaggaaaaaaatacttttagccAAAAAGAAACTTGGCCAAATAGGCTTATAGAATGAGAAAATCCTTccattttgatatatatatatatatatatcaaaatggAAGGATTTTCTCATTCTATAAGCCTTACTTGGAATCAAAAAGAAACTTGGCCAAATAAGCTTATACGAATGAGAAAATTCTTccattttgatatatatatatatatatatatatatatataggtgtagaTGTAAATATAGATGTACGCACACAATGTAACATATGACCAGGGCCGGCTCTAATGTTGTTCCAAGTAAGGCTTttgccttaggcccccaaataAAAAAGAACACGAAAAGGAAAAAATCGAACAAGGCCCAGAATCAAGCGCCAAGCTAGGCGTTGCCTGGCCCTAGGCAAGGTCCATCGTGCGACAGAGTAGGCCTCACGAGCCAGTTGCCTGAATTGttatgatagctacgtgctattggATGGGCACAGGTGTGGGAATGAACCCACGTGCGGGCACCAGAAATTATTTATTCATGATCGGGTTATGCCCGGGCTCTTTTGAAGGCAAACTCACCGGAGTCTCTGCGCGCCCTAGGCCCTAGGTATGCTGCAGCGCACGTCTATGAcgaattttatttggaggaagtataCACATACCCGATTTTGGGTTCACCATTGACTTAAAGAGTTGTGATATATAGTAGTCTCTTACACATTATTTAAATATGTAAATATCCAAATTTATATAGTTTGAACCTTGTATACTAACAACTTTTACCTGAGTTTGTTagaaaattcctaaatataactgttcaaaaataaaattaaacagtacaataaaaatatcATATTCCTCCGGAGCCTACCAGCTCACATAATCTGTTGACCCCTTGGACGTTACCGTTTTTCACGTGGCAATTCTTTTAGCAAAGAGAAACCCCACGCGTTAAGTAATTGATTTACTTGAATTATTCAAAACCAGACAAATTTATTTAttgaaattatttaa contains:
- the LOC104091200 gene encoding (+)-neomenthol dehydrogenase-like isoform X2 yields the protein MTEEIRGRATKYAVVTGANKGIGFEICRQLASQGVVVVLTARNEKRGVEALEKLKGLIGLAKENVVFQQLDVMDPSTIASLAEFIKTQFGRLDILVNNARIGGVTADADALIAKQESSGNLKQEWAKGVLSESDNLTEEKIQEVIEQYLRDNKEDTLQAKGCPSLMSAYILSKAAMNAYSRVMAKKHPYIQINCVCPGFVKTDMTYNSGILSIEQGAESPVMLALQPDGAASGLFFVRKRVSSSL